The Aureimonas mangrovi genome includes a region encoding these proteins:
- a CDS encoding (2Fe-2S)-binding protein: MDRTKTCAAHPPRALELNRRELMLGTASAAAAGSLPSTVHAQGSSAQSELAHFTADLTTRVNGISHTVEIDTRTSALDLLREVFGLTGSKKGCDHGQCGACTIHLDGRRVASCLTPAVQLHQRSVTTIEGIAEDGGPLHPMQQAFIDHDALQCGYCTPGQIMAAIACVNEGNASSAERIREYMSGNICRCGAYAGIVAAIQQAAPVMQEG, translated from the coding sequence ATGGATCGAACGAAGACCTGCGCAGCGCATCCGCCGCGCGCGCTAGAACTCAACCGTCGCGAACTGATGCTCGGCACGGCGTCGGCAGCGGCGGCCGGTAGCCTGCCGTCGACCGTCCATGCGCAGGGTTCATCGGCGCAGTCCGAGCTCGCCCATTTCACGGCGGACCTGACGACGCGGGTCAACGGGATCAGCCATACGGTCGAGATCGACACGCGCACCTCGGCCCTTGACCTTCTGCGAGAGGTTTTCGGCCTGACAGGCTCGAAGAAGGGGTGCGACCACGGGCAGTGTGGAGCCTGCACGATCCATCTCGACGGACGGCGTGTCGCCTCATGCCTCACACCCGCCGTCCAACTGCACCAGCGCTCTGTCACGACGATCGAGGGCATTGCCGAAGATGGCGGGCCTCTCCATCCGATGCAGCAGGCTTTCATCGATCATGATGCCCTGCAGTGCGGCTACTGCACACCAGGGCAGATCATGGCCGCGATCGCGTGCGTGAACGAAGGCAACGCGTCGTCAGCGGAGCGCATCCGCGAATACATGAGCGGCAATATCTGCCGCTGCGGCGCTTATGCCGGCATCGTTGCGGCTATTCAGCAGGCCGCTCCTGTGATGCAGGAGGGCTGA
- a CDS encoding FAD binding domain-containing protein, with translation MRPFAYSRASSSEDAVRRLAMSDGAKLMAGGTTLYDLMKIGAEAPSSVIDINALHDLSFIEADRDKGLRLGALARMSDVAAEPAIVEGYPAISQSLWLAASQQLRNMASLGGNLLQRTRCAYFRTGAPYACNKREPGTGCSAVGGIDRGHALFGASQNCSAVYPGDFAIALVAFDAQLDVLGPNGNRTLPVEGLYRDPGGTPEQDTTIAADEIITAIRVPVTPFSRRSTYLKIRDRASYAFALVSAAVALDLEDGIVRQARIALGGVATRPWRARSAEAALVGRHLDRQTALDAGGIAFADARPGEHNGFKIELGRQTVADALMTAAERI, from the coding sequence ATGCGGCCCTTCGCCTATTCCCGAGCCTCCTCCAGCGAGGATGCCGTTCGCCGCCTCGCGATGTCCGACGGCGCGAAGCTGATGGCCGGCGGCACCACGCTCTACGATCTGATGAAGATCGGGGCCGAGGCTCCGTCTTCCGTCATCGACATCAACGCCCTTCACGACCTCTCCTTCATCGAGGCGGACCGGGACAAAGGCCTGCGTCTCGGCGCACTCGCACGGATGAGTGACGTCGCCGCCGAGCCGGCGATCGTGGAGGGATATCCCGCCATTTCGCAGTCGCTCTGGCTCGCCGCCTCACAGCAGCTTCGCAACATGGCCAGTCTGGGCGGCAATCTTCTGCAGCGTACGCGCTGCGCCTATTTCCGCACCGGCGCACCCTATGCCTGCAACAAGCGCGAACCGGGAACCGGTTGCTCGGCGGTCGGAGGAATCGACCGAGGTCACGCCCTGTTCGGTGCAAGCCAGAACTGCAGTGCGGTCTATCCCGGCGACTTCGCGATCGCGCTCGTCGCCTTCGATGCTCAGCTCGACGTCCTGGGGCCGAATGGCAATCGCACGCTCCCCGTCGAGGGACTGTACCGCGACCCTGGCGGGACGCCGGAGCAGGATACAACCATCGCCGCGGACGAGATCATCACCGCTATCCGCGTTCCCGTGACGCCGTTCTCCCGGCGCTCGACCTACCTCAAGATCCGCGACCGTGCCTCCTACGCCTTCGCGCTCGTCTCGGCAGCAGTCGCCCTCGACCTGGAGGACGGGATCGTGCGTCAGGCGCGGATCGCCCTTGGAGGCGTCGCGACACGTCCCTGGCGCGCCCGCTCGGCGGAGGCCGCCCTGGTCGGCCGCCACCTCGATCGCCAGACCGCTCTCGATGCGGGTGGAATCGCGTTCGCCGATGCTCGCCCGGGCGAGCACAACGGTTTCAAGATCGAACTGGGGCGCCAGACGGTCGCCGACGCTCTAATGACTGCCGCCGAGAGGATCTGA
- a CDS encoding TRAP transporter large permease, producing MPETLAGLLGIFALLALILLRVPVAFAMFAIGFVGITALSGVNAALALLASESFALAARYELIVIPLFILMGNLATRSGMSRELYAAAYVLVGRLRGGLAMATLLGCGAFAALCGSSIASALTMGKVSLGEMERYRYSPRLATATVAAGGTLGILIPPSTGFVIYAILTEQSIGRLFLAGLLPGLLLLALFMLTVALLCRLNPDAGPAGERPTRGLGRRAIAGAVPGLGVIVATIGGLYAGLFSPVEAAAVGSGLLAILGLVRREIRLKDLWDAGRDSAMTSATVMLILIAAHLVNPFLALSHIPQWVGEALTGSGLSPYAVLALIILAYLLLGMFMDGFAMLVLTLPIFFPVVMALGFDPIWFGVIVMIVLEIGLLSPPVGMNVFIVHSIARHVPQSQIYRGVLPFWAAMIVALAILVAIPQIATTLPDWVMGVSSR from the coding sequence ATGCCTGAGACGCTCGCCGGCCTCCTCGGCATCTTCGCGCTTCTCGCCCTGATTCTTCTTCGCGTGCCGGTGGCGTTCGCCATGTTCGCGATCGGGTTCGTCGGCATCACGGCGCTGTCGGGCGTGAATGCCGCCCTGGCGCTTCTAGCTTCGGAGTCGTTTGCGCTCGCCGCTCGCTACGAACTCATCGTCATCCCGCTCTTTATTCTGATGGGCAATCTGGCGACGCGCTCAGGAATGAGCCGCGAGCTCTATGCCGCCGCATACGTCCTCGTCGGGCGCCTGCGCGGCGGGCTCGCCATGGCGACGCTTCTCGGCTGCGGCGCCTTCGCCGCCCTCTGCGGTTCCTCGATCGCCTCCGCGCTGACGATGGGCAAGGTCTCGCTCGGCGAAATGGAACGATACCGCTATTCGCCGCGCCTCGCGACGGCGACCGTGGCGGCGGGCGGTACGCTCGGCATCCTGATCCCGCCCTCCACCGGCTTCGTGATCTACGCGATCCTGACCGAGCAATCGATCGGACGCCTTTTCCTTGCGGGGCTCCTGCCGGGTCTCCTGCTTCTAGCCCTCTTCATGCTGACTGTAGCGCTTCTCTGCCGGCTGAACCCGGACGCCGGGCCGGCGGGCGAGCGGCCCACGCGGGGGTTGGGCCGGCGTGCGATTGCCGGCGCCGTTCCGGGCCTCGGCGTGATCGTAGCCACGATCGGCGGGCTCTACGCCGGCCTCTTCTCCCCGGTCGAAGCGGCGGCCGTGGGCTCGGGGCTCCTCGCGATCCTTGGCCTCGTGCGCCGTGAAATCCGCTTGAAAGACCTGTGGGACGCGGGCCGGGACTCGGCGATGACATCGGCGACGGTCATGCTGATCCTGATCGCCGCCCATCTCGTCAATCCGTTCCTGGCGCTCAGCCACATTCCGCAATGGGTTGGCGAGGCGTTGACCGGCAGCGGTCTCTCGCCCTATGCGGTCCTGGCGCTGATCATCCTGGCTTATCTCCTGCTCGGCATGTTCATGGACGGCTTCGCCATGCTCGTGCTGACGCTGCCGATTTTCTTCCCGGTCGTGATGGCGCTCGGCTTCGATCCGATCTGGTTCGGCGTCATCGTCATGATCGTCCTGGAGATCGGTCTTCTGTCGCCGCCGGTCGGCATGAACGTCTTCATCGTCCATTCCATTGCGCGGCACGTTCCGCAGTCGCAGATCTACCGCGGCGTCCTGCCGTTCTGGGCGGCGATGATCGTGGCGCTCGCGATCCTCGTCGCGATCCCGCAGATCGCC
- a CDS encoding TRAP transporter substrate-binding protein: MKNLKRVVLAAALLVVAPASAETLKLAHFVAPTHTLTEAIVTPLTEGIAPSGLVIETYPAGKLGAGPADQYVRVVQGVADIVWGLPGYTSSQFPLAMLTELPGAQPDGMTGADFLWNGYDAGLLEREFPRTEPLALWTAEPAVLILRDHEVREPQDLRGLKIRVSSSITGEIVQALGAIPVQMAATDVYNAMQTGLVDGVITGSSAISDFRFDEVLSHVTLGIPLGNQSFYVVANAARVGSLPDSEREALRAASGRELSRHAEAAWNAKGESAIAALRERDQGIVTELTPDEMSAFEAILLPLTQEKVAELGAEEAFATMRGGQ; this comes from the coding sequence ATGAAGAACCTCAAGCGCGTCGTCCTCGCCGCAGCGCTCCTGGTCGTCGCTCCCGCCTCGGCCGAAACGCTGAAGCTCGCTCATTTCGTCGCGCCGACTCACACGTTGACCGAAGCCATCGTCACGCCGTTGACCGAGGGCATCGCGCCGTCGGGCCTGGTGATCGAAACTTATCCGGCGGGAAAGCTCGGTGCCGGTCCTGCCGACCAGTATGTCCGGGTCGTGCAGGGCGTCGCCGATATCGTCTGGGGCCTGCCGGGCTACACCTCCTCGCAGTTTCCGCTCGCCATGCTGACCGAACTGCCGGGCGCGCAGCCCGACGGAATGACCGGCGCCGATTTCCTCTGGAACGGCTACGACGCGGGGCTTCTGGAGCGGGAGTTTCCGCGAACCGAGCCACTGGCGCTGTGGACCGCCGAGCCCGCGGTCCTTATTCTGCGCGACCACGAAGTTCGCGAGCCGCAGGATCTGCGCGGCCTGAAGATCCGGGTTTCCTCCTCAATCACAGGCGAGATCGTGCAGGCGCTCGGGGCGATCCCGGTTCAGATGGCGGCCACCGACGTCTACAACGCGATGCAGACCGGCCTCGTCGATGGCGTCATCACCGGCTCTTCGGCGATCTCGGATTTTCGCTTCGACGAGGTTCTGTCGCACGTCACGCTCGGTATCCCGCTCGGCAACCAGTCCTTTTACGTCGTCGCCAATGCGGCGCGTGTCGGGAGCCTGCCGGACAGCGAGCGTGAAGCTCTTCGTGCGGCGAGCGGACGCGAGCTCTCGCGTCATGCCGAAGCGGCCTGGAACGCCAAGGGTGAGAGCGCCATCGCGGCGCTTCGCGAACGCGATCAGGGGATCGTCACCGAACTGACCCCCGACGAGATGTCCGCCTTTGAGGCGATTCTCCTGCCTCTCACGCAGGAGAAGGTTGCCGAACTCGGGGCTGAAGAGGCCTTCGCCACCATGCGGGGCGGGCAGTGA
- a CDS encoding TRAP transporter small permease: MNTSLVERGIDALARFCARLAGAVLLGVTAMLLADVAGRFFGHPLFGAQDVAEMSMVIITFGVVALLDRRGDQIRVDLFGPVMSARFRRVVDRLSSLLAAVIWLTLAWTQVDAAELSSLLSLSTNILGIPRAPFEYALAAFAATAGVSALASAFLPCRSQPHA; the protein is encoded by the coding sequence GTGAACACAAGCCTCGTTGAGCGCGGCATCGACGCGCTCGCCCGGTTCTGCGCGCGCCTTGCCGGTGCGGTACTCCTCGGCGTCACTGCCATGCTGCTTGCCGACGTCGCCGGCCGGTTCTTCGGCCACCCGCTTTTCGGCGCGCAGGACGTGGCGGAGATGTCGATGGTGATCATCACCTTCGGTGTCGTCGCGCTCCTCGACAGGCGCGGCGATCAGATCCGCGTTGATCTCTTCGGTCCGGTCATGTCGGCGCGGTTCCGGCGCGTGGTGGATCGCCTGTCCTCGCTTCTCGCCGCTGTCATCTGGCTGACCCTCGCCTGGACGCAGGTGGATGCGGCGGAGCTTTCGAGTCTTCTGTCGCTCTCCACCAACATCCTCGGCATCCCGCGCGCGCCGTTCGAATATGCACTGGCCGCCTTTGCCGCCACCGCCGGCGTCAGCGCGCTGGCGAGCGCTTTCCTGCCGTGCAGGAGCCAGCCTCATGCCTGA
- a CDS encoding xanthine dehydrogenase family protein molybdopterin-binding subunit, with the protein MADTRFASIARVDSDEKVRGRSIYGTDRVLPHMVHAALATAPITRGTIRSIASERALAMPGVRLVMTHEDIDVVEPAGFLLSGQGYAFQSVQPLTSNEVVHRGQPVAVVVADTLETALEGAKALEIDYEEAPFQPLLGAASPDDIVAQQGSPLPEAFADKIAGDADAAIEGAPVRIDATFEFHAQHQNPMELISTVAQWRGDRLIVHEGTQNAGAIRFGLARMFGIDADLIEIISPHAGGGFGQKNSMQAQTFLAAFAARRLGRPVKLALTREQTFHTASFRPAAHHRVALGATREGQIVGAVHEVDQQTSRHDFFPSSSTEITARLHGIANFRGSERMVRTDTQTPGYMRAPFEHGGTFAFETAIDELACELEIDPVALRLANDASQDPLTGRPFSSRFLAECLTIGAERFGWAGRPMRAGSMTAENGDLIGWGVACGAYKASTAPAAATIEAHADGRVRVNVTGHEMGQGLRTVIANLVARRLRADASRVELVLGNTRGVPQHLTAGSWGTATAVPAVEAAADALLEQLIDAVPDAGQLPIDEVLRQAGLAELSSQARHKAPGQPDAVYERLATGLPAAMGPAYPEFVGMSYIAHFVEVRIEGSTRRVRVPRVVSVADCGRVVSPVTAASQVRGGVVGGIGATLMEISEIDPRHGGFLNADLAEYVVPVNADIGEIEVHFVDEPDPLLNATGAKGLGEVAMTGVGAALANAIHHATGRRHRNLPIRLDQMWSAP; encoded by the coding sequence ATGGCCGATACCCGCTTCGCCTCCATCGCCCGCGTGGACTCCGACGAAAAGGTTCGCGGCCGCTCCATTTACGGCACCGATCGCGTACTGCCTCACATGGTTCATGCCGCGTTGGCGACGGCGCCGATCACCAGGGGAACGATCCGCTCGATCGCTTCCGAGCGAGCCCTCGCGATGCCCGGCGTGCGGCTCGTGATGACGCACGAGGATATCGACGTCGTCGAGCCGGCCGGCTTCCTCCTTTCTGGCCAGGGATACGCGTTCCAGAGCGTACAGCCGTTGACCTCGAACGAGGTCGTTCATCGCGGGCAACCGGTCGCGGTCGTCGTCGCCGATACGCTCGAAACGGCGTTGGAGGGCGCCAAGGCGCTGGAGATCGACTATGAAGAGGCGCCCTTCCAGCCGCTCCTCGGCGCAGCTTCCCCTGACGATATCGTCGCGCAGCAGGGGTCCCCTTTGCCCGAGGCGTTCGCCGACAAGATCGCCGGCGATGCGGACGCGGCGATCGAAGGTGCGCCGGTGCGCATCGATGCGACCTTCGAATTCCACGCACAGCACCAGAACCCGATGGAGCTGATCTCCACAGTGGCGCAGTGGCGCGGCGACCGGCTGATCGTCCACGAAGGCACGCAGAACGCGGGGGCCATCCGCTTCGGCCTGGCGCGGATGTTCGGCATCGACGCGGATCTGATCGAGATCATCTCGCCTCATGCCGGCGGCGGGTTCGGTCAGAAGAACTCGATGCAGGCTCAGACATTCCTCGCCGCCTTCGCGGCCCGGCGCCTCGGCCGCCCGGTGAAGCTCGCTCTAACGCGAGAGCAGACCTTCCACACCGCAAGTTTCAGGCCGGCGGCGCACCATCGCGTAGCGCTCGGCGCGACGCGCGAAGGGCAGATCGTCGGCGCCGTCCACGAGGTCGACCAGCAGACCTCCCGGCACGACTTCTTTCCCAGTTCCTCGACGGAGATCACGGCCAGGCTGCACGGCATCGCCAACTTCCGCGGCAGCGAACGCATGGTGCGGACCGACACGCAGACCCCGGGCTACATGCGCGCTCCCTTCGAGCATGGCGGCACCTTCGCCTTCGAAACCGCGATCGACGAACTGGCCTGCGAACTGGAGATCGACCCCGTCGCCCTGCGGCTCGCCAACGACGCCTCGCAGGATCCGTTGACCGGCCGCCCGTTCTCCTCGCGCTTCCTCGCCGAATGCCTGACCATCGGCGCAGAGCGTTTCGGCTGGGCCGGGCGTCCGATGAGGGCAGGATCGATGACGGCCGAGAATGGCGATCTGATCGGCTGGGGCGTCGCCTGCGGCGCCTACAAAGCCTCGACGGCACCGGCGGCCGCCACGATCGAGGCGCATGCCGACGGACGCGTTCGCGTCAACGTCACGGGCCACGAGATGGGTCAGGGCCTTCGCACCGTAATCGCGAACCTCGTCGCCCGGCGCCTGAGGGCCGACGCCTCGCGCGTCGAACTCGTGCTCGGAAACACGCGGGGCGTTCCTCAGCACCTGACTGCGGGATCATGGGGCACGGCGACGGCAGTTCCGGCGGTCGAGGCCGCCGCGGACGCCCTTCTGGAGCAGTTGATCGACGCGGTGCCGGATGCCGGGCAATTGCCGATCGACGAAGTGCTGCGGCAGGCGGGGCTTGCAGAACTCTCCTCGCAGGCAAGGCACAAGGCGCCCGGCCAGCCTGATGCGGTCTATGAGCGCCTCGCGACCGGCCTGCCGGCAGCGATGGGGCCGGCCTATCCGGAATTCGTCGGCATGAGCTACATCGCGCACTTCGTGGAGGTGCGGATCGAAGGCAGCACGCGAAGGGTGCGGGTCCCGCGCGTTGTCAGCGTTGCAGACTGCGGACGGGTGGTCAGCCCGGTGACGGCCGCGAGCCAGGTGCGCGGCGGTGTCGTCGGCGGCATCGGCGCAACGCTGATGGAGATCAGCGAGATCGACCCGCGCCACGGTGGCTTCCTGAACGCCGACCTCGCCGAATACGTCGTTCCAGTGAACGCCGACATCGGTGAGATCGAGGTCCATTTCGTCGACGAACCAGATCCGCTTCTGAACGCAACGGGAGCGAAGGGGCTCGGGGAGGTGGCCATGACAGGCGTCGGCGCCGCCCTTGCGAACGCCATCCACCACGCGACGGGCCGCCGGCACCGCAACCTGCCGATTCGCCTCGACCAGATGTGGTCTGCCCCTTGA
- a CDS encoding 5-methyltetrahydropteroyltriglutamate--homocysteine S-methyltransferase, giving the protein MTTEQTPRRRAPHRADHVGSLLRPSEVRELRDAGIFDERLRQAEDEAVGELVRLQKDAGLRVFTDGEVRRQFWHYDFMGMLNGLDMKASTRSLPFQTEHKTPPVEAHLTGPLDFPADHPMIEHFTFLKGLVKPEDGIAKISIPGPSACHFRMEAENIEYAPYRDDEVLFADIAETYRKAVQAFYDAGCRYLQLDDIFFAYLGDEKQREQRRARGQDPDKLIERYAWMLEEAIKDRPADLVVGMHMCRGNFRSSHVAEGGYDAAADAIFNHTSVDVYFMEYDTERAGGLEPLRLLPKGDKRVMAGFITTKTGELESMDWLRSKFEEASRYVDMDQLGIAPQCGFASTEHGNAITEDEERRKLELVVKTAEAI; this is encoded by the coding sequence ATGACGACCGAACAGACGCCCCGCCGCCGCGCTCCGCACCGCGCCGACCATGTCGGCTCTCTTCTTCGGCCGAGCGAAGTGCGCGAACTGCGCGACGCCGGTATCTTCGACGAACGCCTGCGTCAGGCCGAGGATGAAGCGGTCGGCGAACTGGTTCGGTTACAGAAGGATGCGGGCCTGCGCGTCTTCACCGACGGCGAAGTGCGCCGGCAGTTCTGGCACTACGACTTCATGGGGATGCTCAACGGCCTCGACATGAAAGCCTCGACGCGGTCGCTGCCGTTCCAGACCGAACACAAGACGCCGCCGGTCGAGGCGCACCTGACCGGACCGCTCGACTTCCCCGCCGACCACCCGATGATCGAGCACTTCACCTTCCTGAAGGGTCTGGTCAAGCCGGAAGACGGCATCGCCAAGATTTCGATCCCCGGTCCGTCGGCCTGTCATTTTCGCATGGAAGCCGAGAACATCGAGTACGCTCCCTATCGCGACGACGAGGTCCTCTTCGCCGACATCGCCGAGACGTACAGGAAGGCGGTTCAGGCCTTCTACGACGCCGGCTGCCGCTACCTGCAGCTCGACGACATCTTCTTCGCCTATCTCGGCGACGAGAAGCAGCGCGAGCAGCGCCGCGCCCGCGGGCAGGATCCCGACAAGCTGATCGAGCGCTACGCCTGGATGCTCGAGGAGGCGATCAAGGACCGTCCCGCAGACCTCGTGGTCGGCATGCACATGTGCCGCGGCAACTTCCGCTCCTCGCACGTCGCCGAAGGCGGCTACGACGCGGCGGCCGATGCGATCTTCAACCACACGTCGGTCGACGTCTACTTCATGGAGTACGACACGGAGCGCGCCGGCGGGCTGGAGCCCCTCAGGCTCCTGCCGAAGGGCGACAAGCGGGTCATGGCGGGCTTCATCACCACCAAGACCGGCGAGCTGGAGAGCATGGACTGGCTGCGCTCCAAGTTCGAAGAGGCGTCGCGCTACGTCGACATGGACCAGCTCGGCATCGCGCCGCAGTGCGGCTTCGCATCCACCGAGCATGGCAATGCCATCACCGAGGATGAGGAACGCCGCAAGCTGGAACTCGTGGTGAAGACGGCGGAGGCGATCTAG